The Streptomyces europaeiscabiei genome window below encodes:
- a CDS encoding ABC transporter permease/substrate-binding protein produces MAADTLKSSTGASGASGLRRLLLDNGALTALIVLVVAMSVLSGDFLTTDNLLNIGVQAAVTAILAFGVTFVIVSAGIDLSVGSVAALSATVLAWSATSEGVPVWIAVILAIVTGVACGLVNGFLISYGKLPPFIATLAMLSVGRGLSLVISQGSPIAFPESVSHLGDNLGGWLPVPVLVMVVLGVVTAVILGRTYIGRAMYAIGGNEEAARLSGLRVKRQKLVIYALSGLFAAAAGIVLASRLSSAQPQAAQGYELDAIAAVVIGGASLAGGTGKASGTLIGALILAVLRNGLNLLSVSAFWQQVVIGVVIALAVLLDTVRRKAGATPVAAGAGGSGDRRKQAVTYVLAAVVAVAVVGATSFLHSGSSAAKSEKIGLSLSTLNNPFFVQIRAGAQDEAKKLGVDLSVTDAQNDASQQANQLQNFTSEGLGTIIVNPVDSDAVTPAAKAVNKADIPLVAVDRAVNGANTTALVASDNVSGGELAARSLAEKLGGKGEIVILQGQAGTSASRERGAGFAEGLKAYPGIKVLAKQPADWDRTKGLDVMTNLLQSNSGVDGVFAENDEMALGAIKALGAKAGKSVQVIGFDGTADGLKAVESGTLYASVAQQPAELGRIAVRNAVKAAEGEKVAKSVMVPVKVVTSENVAEFSG; encoded by the coding sequence GTGGCCGCTGACACGCTCAAGAGCTCGACGGGCGCGAGTGGCGCCTCGGGGCTTCGTCGGCTTCTGCTCGACAACGGCGCGCTGACCGCGCTCATCGTCCTCGTCGTCGCGATGTCGGTGCTCTCCGGCGACTTCCTGACGACCGACAACCTGCTCAACATCGGTGTCCAGGCCGCCGTCACCGCGATCCTCGCGTTCGGTGTGACCTTCGTGATCGTCTCGGCGGGCATCGACCTGTCGGTCGGTTCGGTGGCGGCCCTGTCGGCCACCGTCCTCGCCTGGAGCGCCACCTCGGAGGGCGTACCGGTCTGGATAGCCGTGATCCTCGCGATCGTCACCGGTGTCGCGTGCGGTCTCGTCAACGGCTTCCTCATCTCGTACGGGAAGCTGCCGCCGTTCATCGCGACGCTCGCCATGCTGTCGGTGGGGCGCGGCCTGTCGCTGGTGATCTCGCAGGGCAGCCCGATCGCGTTCCCGGAGTCGGTGTCGCACCTCGGTGACAACCTGGGCGGCTGGCTGCCGGTGCCGGTTCTGGTGATGGTCGTGCTGGGTGTCGTGACCGCCGTGATCCTCGGGCGTACGTACATCGGGCGTGCCATGTACGCGATCGGCGGCAACGAGGAAGCGGCCCGGCTGTCGGGGCTGCGGGTGAAGCGGCAGAAGCTCGTCATCTACGCCCTGTCCGGACTCTTCGCCGCCGCCGCGGGCATCGTGCTCGCCTCCCGGCTCTCCTCCGCGCAGCCGCAGGCCGCGCAGGGCTACGAACTGGACGCGATCGCGGCGGTCGTCATCGGCGGCGCCTCGCTGGCCGGCGGTACGGGCAAGGCGTCGGGGACGCTGATCGGCGCGCTGATCCTGGCGGTGCTGCGGAACGGGCTGAACCTGCTGTCGGTGTCCGCGTTCTGGCAGCAGGTCGTCATCGGTGTGGTGATCGCGCTGGCGGTGCTCCTCGACACCGTGCGCCGGAAGGCGGGGGCGACCCCGGTGGCGGCGGGTGCCGGTGGCTCCGGGGACCGGCGGAAGCAGGCGGTGACGTACGTGCTGGCGGCGGTGGTCGCGGTGGCCGTCGTGGGTGCGACCTCCTTCCTGCACAGCGGGTCGTCGGCGGCGAAGAGCGAGAAGATCGGGCTGTCGCTGTCGACGCTCAACAACCCGTTCTTCGTGCAGATCCGGGCCGGCGCGCAGGACGAGGCCAAGAAGCTGGGCGTGGACCTGTCCGTCACCGACGCGCAGAACGACGCCTCACAGCAGGCCAACCAGCTGCAGAACTTCACCAGCGAGGGCCTCGGCACGATCATCGTCAACCCGGTGGACTCCGACGCGGTGACCCCGGCGGCGAAGGCCGTGAACAAGGCGGACATCCCGCTGGTGGCCGTCGACCGCGCGGTGAACGGCGCGAACACGACCGCGCTCGTCGCCTCCGACAACGTCAGCGGCGGCGAGCTGGCCGCCAGGTCGCTCGCCGAGAAGCTGGGCGGCAAGGGCGAGATCGTCATCCTCCAGGGCCAGGCGGGCACTTCCGCCAGCCGGGAGCGCGGCGCCGGCTTCGCCGAGGGTCTGAAGGCCTACCCGGGCATCAAGGTCCTCGCCAAGCAGCCCGCCGACTGGGACCGCACCAAGGGCCTCGACGTGATGACGAACCTCCTCCAGTCCAACTCCGGCGTCGACGGCGTCTTCGCGGAGAACGACGAGATGGCGCTCGGCGCGATCAAGGCGCTCGGCGCCAAGGCCGGCAAGTCCGTCCAGGTCATCGGCTTCGACGGCACGGCCGACGGTCTGAAGGCCGTCGAGTCGGGCACGCTGTACGCGTCGGTCGCGCAGCAGCCCGCGGAACTCGGCAGGATCGCGGTGCGCAACGCGGTGAAGGCCGCCGAGGGCGAGAAGGTCGCGAAGTCGGTGATGGTGCCGGTGAAGGTGGTCACGTCGGAGAACGTGGCCGAGTTCAGCGGCTGA
- a CDS encoding ribokinase: MYDYDLLVVGSANADLVIGVERRPGAGETVLGSDLAVHPGGKGANQAVAAARLGARTALLARVGDDGNGRLLLDSQRAAGVDTAGVLVGGAPTGVALITVDPSGDNSIVVSPGANGKLTPEDVRAADTLLRASRVVSAQLEIPLETVVEVVRRLPQGTRFVLNPSPPRELPAEVLAACDPLIVNEHEAQVIVGGELAGSPEDWARALLALGPRSVVVTLGAEGALVADAEGSARVPAVRVDAVDTTGAGDAFTAALAWKLGAGAEPSVAAAYAARVGAAAVTKAGAQVSFPTAEEVAAL; the protein is encoded by the coding sequence ATGTACGACTACGACCTCCTGGTCGTGGGATCGGCCAACGCCGACCTGGTGATCGGTGTCGAGCGACGGCCGGGGGCCGGTGAGACCGTGCTCGGCTCCGACCTGGCCGTGCATCCGGGCGGCAAGGGTGCCAACCAGGCGGTGGCGGCGGCCCGGCTCGGGGCGCGTACGGCGTTGCTGGCGCGGGTCGGTGACGACGGCAACGGGCGGCTGCTCCTCGACTCGCAGCGCGCGGCCGGGGTCGACACGGCGGGGGTGCTGGTCGGCGGGGCGCCCACCGGGGTCGCGCTGATCACGGTGGACCCGTCGGGCGACAACAGCATCGTCGTGTCGCCGGGCGCCAACGGAAAGCTGACTCCCGAGGACGTGCGGGCGGCGGACACGCTGCTGCGGGCCTCGCGGGTGGTGTCGGCGCAGTTGGAGATCCCGCTGGAGACGGTGGTGGAGGTGGTGCGACGGCTTCCGCAGGGGACGCGTTTCGTGCTGAACCCGTCGCCGCCGCGGGAGTTGCCCGCCGAGGTGCTGGCCGCCTGTGATCCGCTGATCGTCAACGAACACGAGGCGCAGGTCATCGTCGGGGGTGAGCTGGCGGGTTCGCCGGAGGACTGGGCGCGGGCTCTGCTGGCGCTGGGGCCGCGTTCGGTGGTCGTCACGCTGGGCGCGGAGGGCGCGCTGGTCGCTGACGCCGAGGGCAGCGCGCGGGTGCCCGCCGTGCGGGTGGACGCCGTGGACACCACGGGGGCCGGGGACGCGTTCACCGCGGCGCTGGCGTGGAAGCTGGGGGCGGGTGCGGAGCCGTCCGTGGCCGCCGCGTACGCGGCCCGGGTGGGGGCCGCCGCCGTCACGAAGGCCGGGGCGCAGGTGTCGTTCCCGACCGCCGAGGAGGTCGCCGCGCTGTGA
- the rbsD gene encoding D-ribose pyranase: MKRAGILNRHLAGALAELGHGHGVLVCDAGMPVPDGPRVVDLAFRAGVPSFAEVLDGLLDELVVEGATAAREVRDANPEATALLEDRFPDLELVSHEKLKELSAGARLIVRTGEARPYANVLLRCGVFF, from the coding sequence GTGAAGCGGGCCGGGATACTCAACCGTCATCTGGCGGGCGCACTCGCGGAGTTGGGGCACGGGCACGGCGTGCTGGTGTGCGATGCGGGGATGCCGGTGCCGGACGGGCCGCGCGTGGTCGACCTCGCGTTCCGGGCCGGGGTGCCGTCCTTCGCGGAGGTGCTGGACGGGCTGCTCGACGAGCTCGTGGTCGAGGGCGCGACCGCCGCGCGCGAGGTCCGGGACGCGAACCCGGAGGCGACCGCACTGCTGGAGGACCGCTTCCCCGACCTGGAACTGGTCTCCCACGAGAAGCTGAAGGAGTTGTCGGCGGGCGCGCGACTGATCGTACGGACCGGGGAGGCGCGGCCGTACGCGAACGTGCTTTTGCGGTGCGGGGTGTTCTTCTAG
- a CDS encoding pore-forming ESAT-6 family protein, whose protein sequence is MAQNQDRRSYDTGASGEVQTALGTIVGQLERVLGDRDAAVKAAMTEFQADGVSDDYHGKEERWKKAATEVREIIRLVRTTLEQNDGTAQSTLAKARAAVDQIG, encoded by the coding sequence ATGGCTCAGAACCAGGACCGCCGTTCGTACGACACCGGGGCCTCGGGCGAGGTGCAGACCGCGCTCGGCACGATCGTGGGGCAGTTGGAGCGGGTGCTCGGCGACCGTGACGCCGCCGTCAAGGCCGCGATGACCGAGTTCCAGGCCGACGGTGTCTCGGACGACTACCACGGCAAGGAAGAGCGCTGGAAGAAGGCCGCGACCGAGGTTCGCGAGATCATCCGTCTGGTGCGCACCACGCTCGAACAGAACGACGGCACCGCCCAGTCCACGCTGGCCAAGGCCCGCGCGGCGGTCGACCAGATCGGCTGA
- the eccD gene encoding type VII secretion integral membrane protein EccD — MSTGTLGQATGGARTALSRVTLVGERRRVDLVLPSREPVGLLLPEIMRLLDDRVGGRPELRHLVTADGSALAHDSTLESAGVPDGAVLRLVRAEDAPSAPVVHDVTDEAAEDLDARGWRWRPATRRVTAGLATVGWALAAGMFARAAYEPGVVAGTLLGVALVAALAGALLGRAGKRGLATTLIATAGALGLLGASTSAQAQDWSGTPQVAAMATAGVVTLALLGLFTPLGRGGLVGAGALAGASVCWLGVAATVSGAVSPSVPEQAEVGAVLAVVSVVVLGLLPRLALMASGLSGLDDRRSGGTSVSRLQVSAALTATHRGLALATVTLAVSATAAGVFALRAPTKWTVLLAVVTMVVLALRARAFPLVAEVVVLLGAAAVLGVRLVSAWLDHSGGAAGPLAVLVLLALLPLLVLAVQPAEHVRVRLRRFGDTLESIGVITLFPLLIGVFGVYGRLLDTFA; from the coding sequence ATGTCTACGGGGACGTTGGGACAGGCCACGGGCGGGGCGCGGACGGCGCTCAGCCGGGTCACGCTGGTGGGCGAGCGGCGGCGGGTGGATCTCGTGCTGCCGTCTCGGGAGCCGGTCGGACTGCTGCTGCCGGAGATCATGCGGCTGCTCGACGACCGGGTCGGCGGGCGGCCCGAGTTGCGGCATCTCGTCACCGCGGACGGTTCCGCGCTGGCGCACGACAGCACACTGGAGTCGGCCGGGGTTCCGGACGGCGCCGTACTGCGGCTCGTCCGGGCCGAGGACGCGCCGTCGGCGCCCGTCGTGCACGACGTCACGGACGAGGCGGCCGAGGATCTCGACGCCCGCGGCTGGCGCTGGCGGCCGGCCACGCGCAGGGTCACCGCCGGGCTCGCCACGGTCGGCTGGGCCCTGGCCGCCGGAATGTTCGCACGGGCCGCGTACGAGCCCGGGGTCGTCGCCGGCACGCTGCTCGGCGTCGCGCTGGTGGCCGCGCTCGCGGGTGCGCTGTTGGGGCGGGCCGGGAAGCGGGGCCTGGCGACGACACTGATCGCGACGGCCGGTGCGCTGGGGCTGCTCGGCGCCTCGACGTCGGCGCAGGCACAGGACTGGTCCGGGACGCCGCAGGTCGCGGCCATGGCCACGGCCGGGGTCGTCACGCTCGCGCTCCTCGGGCTGTTCACCCCGCTCGGGCGGGGCGGGCTGGTCGGGGCGGGGGCGCTGGCCGGGGCCTCGGTGTGCTGGCTGGGGGTCGCCGCGACCGTGTCGGGCGCGGTGTCGCCGTCGGTGCCGGAGCAGGCCGAGGTGGGGGCCGTTCTCGCGGTGGTCTCCGTGGTCGTGCTCGGGCTGCTGCCCCGGCTGGCGCTGATGGCGTCGGGCCTCTCCGGCCTGGACGACCGGCGTTCCGGTGGCACCTCCGTGAGCCGCTTGCAGGTGTCGGCGGCGCTCACCGCCACGCACCGGGGGCTCGCCCTCGCGACGGTCACCCTGGCCGTCTCGGCCACCGCGGCCGGGGTGTTCGCGTTGCGCGCGCCCACCAAGTGGACCGTGCTGCTGGCCGTCGTCACCATGGTCGTCCTCGCGCTGCGCGCGCGGGCGTTCCCGCTGGTCGCCGAGGTCGTGGTGCTGCTCGGCGCGGCGGCCGTGCTCGGCGTGCGGCTGGTCTCGGCCTGGCTGGACCATTCCGGCGGGGCGGCCGGTCCGCTCGCCGTCCTCGTCCTGCTCGCCCTGCTTCCGCTGCTGGTACTCGCCGTGCAGCCCGCCGAGCATGTACGGGTACGGCTCCGGCGTTTCGGCGACACCCTCGAATCCATCGGCGTCATCACTCTGTTCCCGCTGCTCATCGGGGTGTTCGGCGTGTACGGACGACTGCTCGACACGTTCGCTTAG